In one Niallia taxi genomic region, the following are encoded:
- a CDS encoding LacI family DNA-binding transcriptional regulator translates to MGVTIKDIAKLANVSHTTVSRALNGSPLIKPDTKKKILELAEQLHYVPNYSAKSLVLKKSYTIGLFFTSISNGTSSTFLANVIKGVNGEIDENYNLFVRGIDDFKDFAAINGQRFDGIVLMSQSDEDDAFIEHVKQQNIPIVVLNREIDDPSITNILSNDESGAMEATNYLISQGHARIAIIEGKESFKTALKRKNGYMQALMQNSLAINKRYIVKGSYDMESGYNAMEQLLALNNPPSAVFCSNDDMAIGAINAIFANGLHVPNDISIVGFDNSAFSQYVMPKLTTVQRPIEQISQKGAKKLLELINDSNETGESVFVKTELIIRDSVIPQL, encoded by the coding sequence TTGGGTGTAACAATTAAGGATATTGCCAAATTAGCTAATGTTTCCCATACAACCGTTTCAAGGGCTCTTAATGGAAGCCCGCTTATTAAGCCAGATACAAAAAAGAAAATACTGGAGCTGGCCGAACAGCTGCATTATGTGCCAAATTATAGTGCCAAAAGCCTTGTCCTGAAAAAGTCATATACGATCGGCTTGTTTTTTACAAGCATTTCAAACGGGACTTCTTCAACTTTCCTTGCGAATGTAATAAAAGGGGTTAACGGGGAAATAGATGAGAATTATAATTTGTTCGTCAGAGGCATTGATGATTTTAAGGATTTTGCTGCCATCAATGGACAAAGGTTTGATGGAATTGTATTAATGAGTCAAAGCGATGAAGATGATGCTTTTATTGAACATGTGAAGCAGCAAAACATCCCGATAGTCGTTCTCAATCGGGAAATAGATGATCCGTCCATTACAAACATTCTTTCAAATGATGAATCTGGCGCGATGGAGGCAACTAATTATTTAATTAGTCAGGGCCATGCAAGAATTGCAATAATTGAAGGAAAAGAAAGCTTTAAAACAGCTTTAAAGAGGAAAAATGGCTATATGCAGGCATTAATGCAAAATAGTTTAGCGATAAACAAACGCTATATTGTGAAGGGCAGCTATGATATGGAAAGCGGCTATAATGCAATGGAGCAGCTATTAGCTTTGAACAACCCTCCAAGCGCTGTTTTCTGTTCAAATGACGATATGGCAATTGGCGCAATCAATGCGATTTTTGCAAACGGCTTGCATGTACCTAATGACATCTCCATTGTCGGTTTTGATAACAGTGCTTTTAGCCAATATGTTATGCCGAAGCTTACCACTGTGCAAAGACCAATTGAACAGATCAGCCAAAAAGGCGCAAAAAAGCTGTTAGAGCTTATAAACGATTCTAATGAGACAGGTGAAAGTGTGTTTGTAAAGACAGAACTAATTATTCGTGATTCGGTTATTCCGCAACTTTAA
- a CDS encoding CHY zinc finger protein translates to MVKVLGFTVDDQTRCKHYHSDIDVIAIKFYCCNTYYPCYKCHEEAADHPIKVWPPQKFGEKAILCGVCKTEHSIAAYKDMTSCANCGAKYNDRCSLHHHLYFATK, encoded by the coding sequence ATGGTGAAAGTACTTGGTTTTACAGTAGATGACCAGACAAGGTGTAAGCATTATCATAGTGACATTGATGTTATCGCTATTAAATTTTATTGCTGTAATACATATTATCCTTGCTATAAATGCCATGAAGAGGCTGCAGATCATCCGATTAAAGTATGGCCACCGCAGAAATTTGGTGAAAAGGCAATTTTATGTGGGGTGTGTAAGACGGAGCATTCCATTGCTGCCTATAAGGACATGACGTCTTGTGCAAATTGTGGAGCGAAATATAATGACAGATGCTCTTTACATCATCATCTGTATTTTGCAACAAAGTAA
- a CDS encoding UxaA family hydrolase: MREFIKINQKDNVIVALKNLQAGTKLLVDEKELELKEDVERGHKISTTSILKNSDIIKYGFPIGHATTDLQAGVWVHTQNTKTNLSGIEEYSYLPQISYIPVQNEKRTFKGYKRKNGNVGIRNELFIVPTVGCVNGIADLIVKEFIREVGDIAPFENIQVIKHNYGCSQLGDDHEYTKTILGNAATHPNAGGVLVLGLGCENNIIEDFKESLGSIDESRVKFLSSQSVSNEIDAGVALLKEIYTNAKNDVREDVPLSELKVGLKCGGSDGFSGITANPLLGRFSDFLIAQGGTTVLTEVPEMFGAEKILMERAETEEVFHKTVTLINDFKEYFLRYNQPVYENPSPGNKLGGITTLEDKSLGCTQKAGSAAVVDVLKYGEKLAKHGLNLLSAPGNDLVATSALGAAGCQLVLFTTGRGTPFGSFVPTIKVSTNTPLYQDKSHWIDFNAGSLLENVEEEAVLQEFIDYIITVASGQLVNHEKNEFREIAIFKDGVTL; the protein is encoded by the coding sequence ATGCGTGAATTTATAAAAATTAACCAAAAGGACAATGTGATTGTCGCTTTAAAGAATTTGCAAGCAGGTACGAAGCTATTGGTTGATGAAAAGGAGCTTGAATTGAAGGAGGATGTTGAAAGAGGCCATAAAATCTCCACTACATCCATTCTTAAAAACAGCGATATTATTAAATATGGATTTCCAATCGGCCATGCGACAACAGATTTACAAGCTGGTGTTTGGGTGCATACCCAAAATACGAAAACAAATCTTTCTGGAATCGAGGAATACAGTTATTTACCTCAAATAAGTTATATCCCTGTTCAAAACGAGAAACGCACATTCAAAGGGTACAAAAGAAAAAATGGCAATGTCGGTATTCGGAATGAATTGTTTATCGTACCAACAGTTGGCTGTGTGAACGGGATAGCTGATTTAATAGTGAAGGAATTTATTCGTGAAGTGGGGGATATTGCACCATTTGAAAACATTCAAGTTATTAAGCATAACTATGGATGCTCACAGCTTGGGGATGACCATGAGTATACCAAAACAATCCTTGGAAATGCGGCAACACATCCGAATGCGGGTGGAGTATTAGTATTAGGACTAGGCTGTGAGAATAATATAATTGAAGATTTTAAGGAATCACTAGGGAGTATTGATGAAAGCAGGGTGAAATTTCTATCCTCTCAGTCGGTCTCTAATGAAATAGATGCAGGAGTTGCGCTTTTGAAAGAAATTTATACTAATGCGAAAAATGATGTAAGAGAGGACGTTCCTTTATCTGAATTAAAGGTTGGGTTGAAGTGCGGAGGTTCGGACGGTTTTTCGGGCATCACCGCAAACCCTCTATTAGGCCGGTTTTCAGATTTTCTGATCGCACAGGGAGGGACAACTGTGTTGACAGAAGTACCTGAAATGTTTGGCGCAGAAAAAATTTTAATGGAGCGTGCAGAAACAGAAGAGGTATTTCATAAGACAGTAACATTAATCAATGACTTTAAAGAATACTTCCTGCGCTATAACCAGCCTGTTTATGAGAATCCTTCGCCTGGTAACAAGCTTGGCGGAATTACCACACTTGAAGATAAGTCACTCGGCTGCACACAAAAAGCAGGAAGTGCTGCTGTTGTAGATGTCTTGAAATATGGGGAAAAACTCGCCAAGCATGGCTTGAATCTTTTGAGTGCTCCAGGCAATGATCTCGTAGCAACATCAGCATTGGGCGCTGCAGGCTGTCAGCTTGTTTTATTTACAACAGGAAGAGGCACTCCATTTGGCAGCTTTGTGCCAACAATTAAAGTATCGACTAACACACCGCTCTATCAAGATAAATCCCACTGGATTGATTTCAATGCAGGCAGCCTTCTTGAGAATGTAGAGGAAGAAGCTGTCCTGCAAGAATTTATTGATTACATCATAACCGTTGCGAGCGGTCAGCTTGTTAATCATGAGAAAAATGAGTTTAGAGAGATTGCTATCTTTAAAGATGGTGTTACCTTGTAA
- a CDS encoding tagaturonate reductase, producing the protein MTKSIKTSWIEKRNTYPERIVQFGEGNFLRGFVDWQVDRMNKTAGFRSSVVIVQPRANGTVSKLNDQDGLYTLFLQGLKNGSAVREHTVIEAISRGIDPYKEYGEYIKLAENPELRFIVSNTTEAGIAFAPDDKLTDSPQSSFPGKLTALLYHRYQYFNGSKEKGVIIIPCELIDRNGDELKKIVLTFASLWNLGGEFTNWLEEYNVFCSSLVDRIVPGYPKDSISEITEELGYEDRLVVVGEQYHLWVIEGPAWLKAELPVEEAGLNTLIVDDMTPFRSRKVRILNGAHTAMTPISYLCNKETVGEAMLDGQIGEFVRELIFNEIIPTLDLPKAELTAYADEIMDRFLNPYITHYVMDISLNSISKFKTRDLPSLLEFVDRKEHLPQKLVFSLSALIFFYKGKRGDQQIMLRDDDSILTFFHEQWNTVDGSQSSMHTFVRNVLQEKMLWEQDLSELAGLADTITNHLMMMEHSGMRDALQACLVNTH; encoded by the coding sequence TTGACTAAAAGCATAAAAACCAGTTGGATTGAAAAAAGAAATACGTATCCAGAAAGAATTGTCCAGTTTGGTGAAGGAAACTTTTTGCGAGGCTTTGTCGACTGGCAAGTTGACAGGATGAATAAAACTGCTGGATTCAGAAGCAGTGTGGTGATTGTTCAGCCACGTGCAAACGGAACGGTTAGTAAGCTGAATGATCAAGATGGACTTTATACGTTGTTTCTTCAAGGTTTAAAAAATGGTAGCGCTGTCAGAGAGCATACAGTGATTGAGGCGATTTCCAGAGGGATTGATCCATATAAAGAGTATGGAGAATATATAAAGCTCGCAGAAAATCCAGAGCTTCGCTTTATCGTTTCCAACACGACAGAGGCAGGAATTGCTTTTGCCCCTGATGATAAATTGACCGATTCCCCGCAAAGCAGTTTTCCAGGCAAGCTGACAGCATTGCTTTATCATCGCTATCAATATTTTAATGGCAGTAAGGAGAAGGGAGTTATTATTATTCCATGTGAGTTGATTGACAGAAATGGCGATGAGTTGAAAAAAATCGTCCTTACATTTGCGTCTTTATGGAATTTAGGAGGTGAATTTACAAACTGGCTGGAAGAATACAATGTTTTTTGTTCGAGCTTAGTGGACAGGATTGTTCCTGGATATCCTAAGGATTCCATTAGCGAAATTACAGAGGAGTTAGGGTACGAGGATCGCCTTGTTGTTGTTGGTGAACAATATCATTTATGGGTAATCGAAGGTCCAGCTTGGCTGAAAGCAGAGCTTCCTGTCGAAGAGGCCGGGCTAAATACATTAATAGTGGATGATATGACACCATTCAGGAGTAGAAAGGTCAGAATCCTGAATGGAGCACATACAGCAATGACGCCAATTTCTTATTTATGCAATAAGGAGACGGTCGGTGAAGCGATGCTGGATGGGCAAATTGGCGAATTCGTGCGGGAATTGATTTTTAATGAAATTATTCCAACACTTGACCTTCCAAAAGCAGAGCTGACTGCTTATGCAGATGAAATTATGGACCGGTTCTTAAATCCGTATATTACCCATTATGTTATGGATATCTCCTTAAATTCCATTTCAAAATTTAAAACAAGGGATTTGCCGTCATTGCTGGAGTTTGTTGACCGAAAAGAACATCTTCCCCAGAAGCTAGTATTTTCCTTAAGTGCGCTTATTTTCTTTTATAAAGGTAAACGTGGTGATCAACAAATAATGCTTCGAGATGATGATTCTATTCTTACATTCTTTCATGAGCAATGGAACACAGTGGATGGGTCTCAGTCTTCCATGCATACTTTTGTACGGAACGTATTGCAGGAGAAAATGTTATGGGAGCAGGATTTAAGCGAATTAGCTGGCTTAGCTGATACTATTACCAACCATTTAATGATGATGGAGCATTCAGGCATGAGAGATGCACTTCAAGCATGCTTAGTTAATACTCACTAG
- a CDS encoding prolyl oligopeptidase family serine peptidase, whose amino-acid sequence MNKYIRSALLVVLGFALIFSYSTGASAAKQQKDKTSYQTVTEVKDWGTVVTKLIVNIDKNITKGSVNKDTFQVYVKRTDSRLANPLLEEGYNNVTNAYVADKNGTAVKSGKYVVLELENSPTLTISAALNYDFVTGLNNWVNFDYTIKQVKDINSKSTKLTGLTITKNNGSQNGLVGEFSLGKHSAGGTTLSYADFEPAKDKSKNPLIIWLHGGGEGGTDATIPIAANKAVNFASEDIQSIFNGAYVLAPQAPTYWMDGLTGRADGTSKYSEALMSLIENYVNSNRDIDKNRIYIGGASNGGYMTLLMTRDHPDYFAGAFPVCEGLNDKYISDSDINKLAKTPTWFVTAKNDKTLLPELNTLPTYERLISANAKDVHLTLYNDVHDTSGLYKNVDGSAYQYDGHWSWIYVFNNDPVSKINGKNTTIMEWLASKTLH is encoded by the coding sequence ATGAATAAGTACATAAGATCAGCTTTATTGGTTGTTTTAGGCTTCGCCTTGATTTTCTCTTACAGCACAGGTGCTAGCGCAGCAAAACAACAAAAGGACAAAACATCTTATCAAACAGTTACGGAAGTTAAGGATTGGGGAACGGTTGTTACAAAGCTGATTGTCAATATTGACAAAAATATTACAAAAGGCAGTGTCAATAAGGATACGTTTCAAGTATATGTGAAAAGAACAGACAGCAGGCTTGCTAACCCATTGCTTGAGGAAGGCTATAATAATGTGACGAATGCATATGTTGCCGATAAAAATGGTACGGCTGTTAAATCTGGCAAGTATGTAGTATTAGAACTTGAGAATAGTCCGACTTTAACTATCAGCGCTGCTTTAAATTATGACTTTGTAACAGGACTGAATAATTGGGTAAACTTTGACTATACCATTAAACAAGTAAAAGACATTAATTCAAAGTCAACTAAGCTAACTGGTTTAACCATTACGAAGAACAATGGTTCGCAAAATGGACTGGTAGGCGAATTCTCTTTAGGTAAGCATTCAGCTGGAGGAACTACATTATCCTATGCTGATTTCGAGCCAGCAAAAGATAAGAGCAAAAATCCGCTGATTATTTGGCTGCATGGCGGTGGTGAAGGTGGAACAGATGCAACTATTCCAATTGCTGCAAATAAAGCAGTGAATTTCGCTTCTGAGGATATCCAATCTATTTTTAATGGGGCATATGTATTAGCTCCTCAAGCTCCAACTTACTGGATGGATGGTCTAACAGGAAGAGCTGATGGAACTTCTAAATATTCAGAAGCCTTAATGTCTCTTATCGAAAATTATGTGAACAGCAACCGTGATATTGACAAAAACCGTATTTATATCGGCGGAGCATCTAATGGCGGCTATATGACGCTGTTGATGACACGTGATCATCCTGATTACTTCGCAGGCGCCTTCCCTGTTTGTGAAGGATTAAATGATAAATATATCTCAGATTCTGATATTAATAAGCTAGCGAAAACTCCAACATGGTTTGTGACAGCAAAAAATGATAAAACATTGCTTCCGGAATTAAACACATTGCCAACATACGAACGTCTCATTTCTGCAAATGCAAAGGATGTTCACTTAACATTATATAATGATGTTCATGACACATCAGGTTTATACAAAAATGTGGACGGAAGTGCTTATCAATACGATGGTCACTGGTCATGGATTTATGTATTTAATAATGATCCTGTATCCAAAATAAATGGAAAAAATACAACTATAATGGAATGGCTTGCTTCAAAAACATTACATTAA
- a CDS encoding ATP-binding protein, which produces MATITARHIIQPEAALSKNTIITNGTHISYVSTEFNKYIENALYFITAGIELNQEILFIDSNKVLKLLNERLKEQGTTQAQLEKINFIDNMEFYEANTPLDPDKIMHKFASALTPLLNTRNPVRHWGKVIWLEGQKNLLERLSKYEAAANQFIKKSNSFGICAFDGMQLPASVHMEIMKFNHYIMSDNELVVSSFQDSENLHPSIRREMNYKNALSTLKIAQSHYARIIEEMPDAVFITSRGNIAYTNKSALKLMESDSAQLHNKVVWEIIDPAFHEQIKAKAVGVLKRERFSTCEIQLIALTGKKVDVEVLSFPFVFEDKKTIIHIARNIKERKENHDLMIRNEKLEIAGQLAASIAHEIRNPLTAIKGFMKLAEQGSLHIKDVYPILDAEINRIETIASELLLLGKPVSTEIKVMDLSKLLYDICTFMQSQANMENVILHFNIPNKPLYCKCNGDQIKQVFMNIIKNAIEAVPSSGQIIVNAKEIEGDAMFEIIDNGVGIPIDIQNKLGEPFYTTKEKGTGLGLMVCYNIIEQHNGNIRFHSIEGEGTTFIVSIPLIVES; this is translated from the coding sequence ATGGCAACGATTACTGCTAGACATATTATACAGCCTGAAGCGGCTTTGAGTAAAAATACAATCATCACAAATGGAACACATATCTCGTATGTCTCCACAGAGTTTAATAAATACATAGAAAACGCCCTTTATTTTATAACAGCAGGTATCGAATTAAATCAAGAAATCCTGTTTATTGATAGTAACAAGGTCCTCAAGCTTCTTAATGAGCGCCTTAAGGAGCAGGGGACTACCCAAGCACAGCTGGAGAAAATTAACTTTATTGATAATATGGAGTTTTATGAAGCGAATACTCCGCTAGATCCTGACAAAATAATGCACAAATTTGCATCTGCGTTAACACCTCTCTTAAACACTAGAAATCCAGTCAGACACTGGGGAAAGGTCATTTGGCTTGAGGGGCAGAAAAATCTGCTTGAAAGGCTATCTAAATATGAAGCAGCTGCCAACCAATTTATAAAAAAGTCAAACAGCTTTGGTATTTGTGCGTTTGATGGCATGCAATTGCCAGCATCTGTCCATATGGAAATTATGAAATTCAATCATTATATTATGTCAGATAATGAACTGGTCGTATCGAGCTTCCAAGATAGTGAAAATCTGCATCCTTCCATCAGAAGGGAAATGAATTACAAAAATGCCCTTTCTACTCTGAAAATAGCTCAATCACATTATGCTAGAATAATAGAAGAAATGCCTGATGCCGTTTTTATTACGTCACGAGGAAATATTGCATACACAAATAAATCTGCATTAAAATTAATGGAGTCAGACTCTGCCCAGCTTCACAATAAGGTAGTGTGGGAGATAATTGACCCTGCCTTTCATGAACAAATTAAAGCGAAGGCAGTCGGCGTTTTAAAAAGGGAGCGTTTTTCGACTTGTGAAATTCAGTTAATTGCTTTGACTGGGAAAAAGGTCGATGTCGAGGTTTTGTCGTTTCCTTTTGTTTTTGAGGACAAAAAAACAATTATTCATATTGCACGAAACATTAAAGAACGAAAAGAAAATCATGACCTGATGATTCGCAACGAGAAGCTAGAGATTGCCGGCCAGCTTGCCGCAAGCATCGCTCATGAAATAAGAAACCCACTAACTGCTATAAAAGGCTTTATGAAGCTCGCAGAACAAGGCTCCTTGCATATTAAAGATGTTTATCCAATTCTTGATGCAGAAATAAATCGAATTGAAACGATTGCGAGTGAGTTATTACTACTCGGAAAGCCTGTCTCAACAGAAATAAAAGTGATGGACCTATCCAAGCTTTTATATGATATTTGCACATTTATGCAATCACAAGCAAACATGGAAAATGTAATTCTCCATTTCAACATACCAAATAAACCGCTATATTGTAAATGCAATGGTGACCAAATCAAGCAGGTATTTATGAATATAATTAAAAATGCGATTGAAGCAGTTCCTTCAAGTGGGCAAATAATAGTTAATGCCAAGGAAATAGAAGGAGATGCTATGTTTGAAATAATCGACAATGGAGTTGGAATCCCAATAGATATTCAAAACAAGCTGGGTGAACCTTTTTATACAACAAAGGAAAAAGGCACAGGTCTTGGCTTAATGGTTTGCTATAACATAATTGAACAGCATAATGGCAATATTCGCTTTCATTCCATAGAAGGAGAAGGAACTACTTTCATTGTAAGTATCCCCTTAATAGTAGAATCATGA
- a CDS encoding restriction endonuclease, with translation MLFLELIAGILIVLAFIHFFWTKKQDEYKGRLIMQHLHTSQDMKKTLALGLYLRFLPTGKKLENHSLLLKDDITLEAFTASLLEKTRGGTAWVLADADRLGINLEHQTKEGLFLGQIVRTEYEIGFEQIALVHSNVVKKRAAGGYVVTAGIFSEDAIVYAKGLNIELIDGVGLTDLWLASLGIAEKEMQKILPQLT, from the coding sequence TTGCTTTTTTTGGAATTAATAGCAGGTATTCTAATTGTGCTTGCCTTCATCCATTTTTTCTGGACAAAAAAGCAGGATGAATATAAAGGCAGATTAATTATGCAGCATCTACATACAAGTCAGGACATGAAAAAAACCCTTGCACTTGGCTTATATCTCCGCTTCCTTCCCACAGGAAAGAAATTGGAAAACCATTCCCTTTTATTAAAGGATGACATTACATTGGAAGCCTTTACAGCAAGCTTGCTTGAAAAAACAAGGGGAGGAACTGCATGGGTTCTGGCAGATGCAGATCGGTTGGGAATCAATTTGGAACACCAAACGAAGGAAGGTTTGTTTTTAGGGCAAATCGTAAGAACTGAGTATGAAATTGGTTTTGAACAAATTGCTCTTGTTCATTCAAACGTTGTAAAAAAACGTGCAGCCGGCGGATATGTCGTGACAGCAGGCATTTTTTCGGAGGATGCCATTGTTTATGCAAAAGGGCTGAATATAGAGTTAATAGATGGTGTTGGCTTAACCGATTTATGGCTTGCCAGTCTTGGAATAGCAGAAAAGGAAATGCAAAAAATTCTGCCGCAATTAACGTAA
- a CDS encoding acetamidase/formamidase family protein: MKKHILTLKQENFHGSFSRDYSPVLTVESGDSIEMKTLDIEWGYSPSEAEVYEKFTSNKSEQKAGHPMIGPIAVKDAKPGMVLEIKINDIVPGWYGRNWSGGLPNWQNIALGIAKEEKIQLDWKLDANQMTGSTIIGDRTFSVALQPFMGVMGVAPKEDGVHPTPPPRYCGGNIDCKELVKGSSLFLPISVEGALFSIGDGHALQGDGEISGTAIECPMDLVDITLIARDDMKLQSPLAKTPSGWITFGFQEDLNEAAKDALNEMITFMQNNYAISRTEATALSSTVVDLRITQVVNGVKGVHAVLPYGALR, translated from the coding sequence ATGAAGAAGCATATATTAACATTAAAACAAGAAAATTTTCATGGCTCGTTTAGCAGAGACTATTCTCCTGTTTTAACCGTCGAATCTGGAGACTCGATTGAAATGAAAACATTGGATATTGAGTGGGGTTATTCTCCCTCAGAAGCTGAAGTGTACGAAAAATTCACCTCAAATAAATCGGAACAAAAGGCTGGTCATCCCATGATTGGACCAATTGCTGTAAAAGATGCAAAGCCAGGAATGGTGCTGGAAATTAAAATAAATGATATAGTGCCAGGCTGGTATGGAAGGAATTGGAGCGGGGGCTTGCCAAACTGGCAGAACATTGCGCTTGGAATTGCCAAGGAAGAAAAAATTCAGCTTGACTGGAAACTGGATGCCAATCAGATGACAGGATCCACTATTATTGGTGATAGAACTTTTTCTGTGGCCCTCCAGCCTTTTATGGGAGTAATGGGAGTAGCTCCAAAGGAGGATGGTGTTCATCCTACCCCACCTCCACGATATTGTGGTGGCAATATTGATTGTAAAGAATTGGTTAAAGGAAGTAGTCTGTTTTTACCAATATCTGTTGAAGGTGCGTTATTTTCCATTGGTGACGGTCATGCACTCCAAGGAGATGGAGAGATTTCTGGAACAGCGATTGAATGTCCAATGGACCTAGTAGACATTACATTAATTGCCCGAGACGATATGAAATTGCAATCCCCACTTGCCAAAACACCATCAGGATGGATTACATTCGGATTTCAGGAGGACTTGAACGAAGCCGCAAAGGATGCCTTAAATGAAATGATAACCTTTATGCAAAACAACTATGCTATAAGCAGAACAGAAGCAACTGCCCTATCAAGTACAGTTGTTGACCTAAGAATTACCCAAGTTGTTAATGGCGTGAAAGGCGTGCATGCAGTATTACCTTACGGGGCTTTGAGATAG
- a CDS encoding MFS transporter, translating into MARKIGLTHQLAYGSGNLLGSGALAISGAWLMYFLTTFCGLSAVQAASIFSIASMVDAISNPIMGFITDNFHKTKLGRKFGRRRFFILLGIPLMLVYPMIWVEGFGYWYYLSTYILFELIYTGIMVPYETIATEMTDSFSMRTKLTGYKAIFGKIAGFLAAFIPGRFIAEYGQDVATPFLYTGMVYGVIMMLAMIALYFFSWERPFESIKNEESGGNLFESLKKLVVDMLSTFKIRTFRHHLGMYLFGFGAEWLFASMFTYFIIFGLGHSSEVVSNLNSMNSILQLIFTAIFIGICLKMGFAKPYRMALTVVIMTVVGYAALYFTGSSNLMILIIVITAIFGFGTGGVYYIPWTVYTFLADVDELVTGRRREGIYAGTMTFAGKLVRAVIVFLLGWILEQFGFVSGKAVQPESAVNAIVWVLAVGVIGLALIAIFVTYKMKLDRKTHAMIIKEIERINNGGSKLEVDKETKEMVEYLTGFKYEECFGNKTLGYQARKTV; encoded by the coding sequence ATGGCTAGAAAAATAGGTTTGACACATCAACTTGCATATGGAAGCGGCAATTTATTAGGAAGTGGAGCTTTAGCAATCAGTGGCGCTTGGCTCATGTACTTTTTAACAACCTTTTGTGGATTGTCTGCAGTTCAAGCTGCTTCCATCTTTTCTATTGCAAGTATGGTGGATGCGATAAGTAATCCTATCATGGGATTTATTACAGATAATTTCCACAAAACAAAACTAGGCAGAAAATTCGGTAGGAGAAGATTTTTTATTTTGCTCGGTATTCCCCTCATGCTTGTTTATCCAATGATTTGGGTTGAAGGATTTGGTTACTGGTATTATCTATCAACCTATATTTTATTTGAACTGATCTATACTGGAATCATGGTTCCTTATGAAACGATAGCGACCGAGATGACAGATAGTTTCAGTATGCGGACGAAGCTGACCGGATACAAGGCTATTTTTGGTAAAATCGCAGGATTCTTGGCTGCATTTATTCCTGGCCGATTTATTGCTGAATACGGACAAGATGTGGCCACACCATTTCTATACACGGGAATGGTATATGGAGTCATCATGATGCTCGCAATGATAGCGCTATATTTCTTCTCATGGGAAAGACCGTTTGAAAGTATTAAGAATGAAGAAAGCGGAGGCAATCTTTTTGAATCTTTAAAAAAGCTTGTAGTTGATATGCTGTCTACTTTCAAAATAAGGACATTTCGTCATCATTTAGGAATGTACTTGTTTGGATTTGGTGCTGAGTGGCTGTTTGCTTCCATGTTCACTTATTTTATCATTTTTGGTTTAGGTCACAGCTCAGAAGTGGTATCAAATCTCAACAGTATGAATTCTATTCTCCAACTGATTTTCACAGCCATTTTTATTGGCATATGCTTAAAGATGGGATTTGCCAAGCCATACAGAATGGCATTAACGGTTGTTATTATGACAGTAGTTGGCTACGCAGCTTTATATTTCACTGGTTCATCCAATTTGATGATACTAATAATCGTTATAACCGCTATATTTGGATTTGGAACTGGCGGAGTTTACTATATTCCATGGACAGTTTATACTTTCCTCGCAGATGTAGATGAGCTCGTTACAGGAAGGAGACGAGAAGGGATTTATGCAGGAACGATGACGTTTGCAGGAAAGCTTGTACGCGCAGTTATCGTTTTCCTGTTAGGGTGGATTTTAGAACAGTTCGGTTTTGTGTCAGGCAAAGCAGTCCAGCCTGAATCGGCTGTAAATGCAATAGTTTGGGTTTTAGCAGTCGGCGTTATAGGATTGGCGTTAATTGCTATCTTTGTAACCTACAAGATGAAGCTCGACCGCAAAACACATGCGATGATAATTAAAGAAATTGAACGTATTAACAATGGTGGTTCAAAACTGGAAGTTGACAAAGAAACGAAGGAAATGGTGGAATATCTTACAGGATTTAAGTATGAAGAGTGTTTTGGCAATAAAACGCTCGGATACCAAGCGAGAAAGACTGTTTAG